A genome region from Coffea arabica cultivar ET-39 chromosome 7e, Coffea Arabica ET-39 HiFi, whole genome shotgun sequence includes the following:
- the LOC140011263 gene encoding uncharacterized protein, which yields MAWNNRRGARGRNADRMRQDEEDEALLLMSASLMLMHPSLAHVDNNQPLPQHDGSFTDRQWVERVLYGHHRRSIDNMRITTDNFLLLSNILVERQYVPHNYQQRVPIQEALAMTLMLVSHKHTHRVLGTIFDRSIETINRNIKKVLRGLCLFAAEIIRPGDQTAVHPRIANSTNFYPWFKDAVGAMDGTHISACPPTGEQMAYTNRHGWQSQNVLAVCDHDMRFIYVYAGWEGSAHDARVLESALAYPSDFPLPQPGQYYLVDAAYRNAPGFMPPYKNVGSESPSKTLFNTRHSQLRNVIERTFGVLKKRFKWLKGPVDNFYMSTQISIVIACCALHNFLRMHQPEDAHFQRFESQDVHLNEEPEIGGLVPQPFALNVSPAELAEWKAKRDYIATQMYAARGRRRR from the exons ATGGCCTGGAACAACCGCCGTGGTGCTAGAGGACGCAATGCGGACCGCATGAGGCAAGATGAGGAAGATGAGGCCTTACTTCTTATGAGTGCATCGTTAATGTTAATGCATCCGTCACTTGCACACGTGGATAATAATCAACCACTTCCGCAACATGATGGTTCATTCACAGATAGGCAGTGGGTGGAACGCGTACTCTACGGTCATCATAGACGCTCAATAGACAACATGCGTATCACGACTGATAATTTCTTGCTACTGTCCAATATCCTTGTCGAGAGACAGTACGTTCCACACAATTACCAACAGCGCGTGCCCATACAGGAGGCGCTTGCTATGACTTTAATGTTGGTCAGCCACAAGCATACGCACCGTGTGTTGGGGACTATTTTTGATCGATCCATCGAGACGATTAATCGAAATATAAAAAAGGTGCTCCGAGGCCTGTGTCTATTTGCAGCTGAAATAATACGACCGGGTGACCAGACTGCAGTTCATCCACGAATTGCAAACTCAACTAATTTTTATCCGTGGTTCAAG GATGCCGTGGGAGCGATGGATGGCACCCACATCTCAGCTTGTCCTCCGACAGGCGAGCAAATGGCATATACAAATCGGCACGGGTGGCAATCACAGAATGTTCTGGCAGTTTGTGACCATGACATGCGCTTCATCTATGTGTATGCTGGATGGGAGGGAAGTGCACACGATGCGCGAGTGTTGGAGTCAGCATTAGCATATCCGTCCGATTTTCCACTGCCGCAACCTG GCCAGTACTACTTAGTTGATGCGGCATACAGGAATGCTCCTGGTTTCATGCCTCCGTATAAGAACGTGGGGTCCGAATCTCCGTCAAAGACCTTGTTCAATACTCGACATTCGCAACTGCGCAATGTCATTGAGCGCACATTCGGTGTGCTTAAGAAAAGATTCAAATGGTTAAAGGGTCCGGTAGATAATTTCTATATGAGCACTCAAATCAGTATAGTCATTGCTTGTTGTGCGTTGCACAACTTTTTAAGGATGCACCAACCAGAAGATGCTCATTTTCAACGGTTTGAATCACAAGACGTGCACTTAAATGAAGAGCCAGAAATAGGCGGGCTAGTACCTCAGCCGTTCGCATTAAACGTGTCTCCTGCAGAGCTGGCGGAATGGAAAGCTAAACGAGACTACATAGCGACTCAAATGTATGC